Part of the Flavobacterium alkalisoli genome is shown below.
GACACGTTTAAATATTCTTACCTGGTTAAAGGATCCCTTTGCCCATTTCCCTGAAGAGGAACTGAGTGACGAAACGCCCCAATTGGGTGTGTGCGTATCCGATATTGCCAAAAAAGCTGGAATGTCGGTACCTACTGTATCCGACTATCTGAAAACCATGTCGGCAGCAAAGATCCTTCTTGCTACCCGGAAGGGCCAATGGACCTACTATAAAAGGAACGAGCAGTTACTTCAGGATCTGGCCAACCATATAAAATATAAACTTTAAATTTTTTAAATAACATTTAGGTTTTTACCTAATTTACTAATTAATATGAAAGCAGCAGTTATAAAAGAGTTTGGCTCTGTAGAGAATTTCGAAATTTTGGATATACCAACCCCAAGACCCGGCTTCAAGGAAGTCCTTGTAAGGGTACGAGCCACTTCCATAAATCCTCTGGATTACCAGGTGCGCAGGGGTGATTACCGAAACGAACTG
Proteins encoded:
- a CDS encoding ArsR/SmtB family transcription factor, which translates into the protein MELLEILKSLSNETRLNILTWLKDPFAHFPEEELSDETPQLGVCVSDIAKKAGMSVPTVSDYLKTMSAAKILLATRKGQWTYYKRNEQLLQDLANHIKYKL